In Pseudorasbora parva isolate DD20220531a chromosome 20, ASM2467924v1, whole genome shotgun sequence, a single window of DNA contains:
- the stk38l gene encoding serine/threonine-protein kinase 38-like — protein MTGGMAAPLPMSNHTRERVTVAKLTLEHFYSTLLTQHEEREMRQKKLEKVMDEEGLPDEEKSMRRSLHARKETEFLRLKRTRLGLDDFESLKVIGRGAFGEVRLVQKKDTGHIYAMKILRKADMLEKEQVAHIRAERDILVEADGAWVVKMFYSFQDKRNLYLIMEFLPGGDMMTLLMKKDTLSEEATQFYIAETVLAIDSIHQLGFIHRDIKPDNLLLDSRGHVKLSDFGLCTGLKKAHRTEFYRNLTHNPPSDFSFQNMNSKRKAETWKKNRRQLAYSTVGTPDYIAPEVFMQTGYNKLCDWWSLGVIMYEMLIGYPPFCSETPQETYRKVMNWRETLIFPPEVPISERAKDLILRYCTDAENRIGSGSVDEIKSHLFFESVDWEHIRERPAAISIDIKSIDDTSNFDDFPESDILQPVTNVTEPDFKSKDWVFLNYTYKRFEGLTQRGTIPTYMKAGKA, from the exons ATGACGGGAGGAATGGCAGCGCCCCTCCCGATGAGCAACCATACACGTGAGAGAGTCACCGTGGCCAAACTGACACTGGAGCACTTCTACAGCACCCTGCTCACCCAGCACGAGGAGCGGGAGATGAG GCAGAAGAAGCTGGAGAAGGTGATGGATGAGGAGGGTTTACCTGATGAAGAG aagAGTATGAGGCGCTCTCTGCACGCTCGTAAGGAGACAGAGTTTCTGAGGCTCAAAAGGACCCGACTTGGTCTCGACGATTTTGAGTCCCTCAAAGTGATTGGGAGAGGAGCCTTTGGAGAG GTGCGCCTGGTTCAGAAAAAGGACACTGGTCACATTTATGCCATGAAGATTCTCAGGAAAGCAGACATGTTAGAGAAAGAGCAG GTGGCTCATATCCGGGCTGAGAGAGATATCCTGGTGGAGGCTGATGGCGCCTGGGTAGTGAAGATGTTCTACAGCTTTCAAGATAAACGCAATCTGTACCTCATCATGGAGTTTCTGCCTGGAG gagaTATGATGACTCTGCTAATGAAGAAAGACACGCTGTCGGAAGAAGCTACGCAGTTTTATATCGCAGAGACGGTTCTGGCTATTGACTCCATCCACCAGCTGGGCTTTATTCATAGAGACATCAAACCTGATAACTTGCTGCTTGACTCCCGG GGCCATGTCAAACTGTCTGACTTTGGCCTATGCACAGGCTTGAAGAAGGCCCATCGAACTGAGTTTTACCGTAACCTCACTCACAACCCTCCCAGTGACTTCT CCTTCCAAAACATGAATTCAAAAAGGAAAGCAGAAACATGGAAGAAAAACCGAAGACAGCTG GCATATTCAACCGTCGGGACGCCGGACTATATCGCCCCTGAGGTCTTCATGCAGACCGGCTACAATAAGCTGTGTGACTGGTGGTCTCTTGGAGTCATAATGTATGAGATGTTAATAG GCTACCCACCCTTCTGTTCCGAGACGCCACAGGAAACCTACAGGAAGGTCATGAACTGGCGAGAAACGTTAATTTTCCCCCCAGAAGTCCCCATTTCAGAGAGAGCCAAGGACTTGATCCTTAG GTATTGCACAGATGCAGAAAATAGGATTGGATCAGGAAGTGTGGATGAAATCAAATCTCACCTTTTCTTTGAGTCTGTGGACTGGGAGCATATCAG AGAGAGACCTGCTGCTATTTCCATTGACATCAAGAGTATTGATGATACTTCCAACTTTGACGACTTTCCAGAGTCAGATATTCTACAGCCAG TGACAAATGTAACCGAACCAGACTTCAAGTCCAAGGACTGGGTTTTCCTCAACTACACCTACAAACGCTTTGAGGGATTAACACAGCGTGGCACCATCCCCACTTACATGAAGGCGGGCAAGGCATAA